The DNA window GCAACTCTTCTATGCTAAGCGCGCATGTTCGgggattcccgaaaattaaCGTGTTAGAAGGTATCGAAGTTGGGGAATTACGCACTATGCGCCTTCTGCGGTCTGATGTTGTTTTGGTTTAGTTTCCGAATGATTTAGTATGACGTGTCGTGAGTTAATACTTGTTTGCTATTACTTTTGCTACTTGgtttaaaataagttattaaatcAGCGCAGGcccatgtcaatgaactaaaacaattactttgagAAGAAATGTGTGTTTTATGCAGTTGCCAAAtccaaattatacaaaaatatttttatggttataAGACcgcattaaattatattgttccggataactcacgtcctaaatggagtttagcttgacatgtttagGGCTTAACCGTAGCGTAGTCCTTAgcagcaacgcgactcagcaaaatagaaattaaaacttttttcttggtcATTTCATTACATCCGTTATGTCGTTATAACTGGTGTCGCTTAAACGGTTTTTACTGTACCTGTGCTTATAAACGTtcgcatttaaatttaaaaggaTTACTGCTTCTCCTACTAAACTAAAGAGACTGCATGAAATAAAACTCCATATATTCGACCACTTTTAATACttctaagggcctacgctagctgacgcttGCActgagcgggtggacgcctgtgGAACAATAGTATGTGAAGCGCTCACTGCGCGCGGCGCATGCGTAGGATTGTAGGTAcgtgcacccgcgcccgcagacgtgcgcccgcgcagtccACAAGCACTAGCGTTGGCCCTAAAATTAACCCAGAATATTAGCCCTCTTTCTCAACTATACGTATGAGCTGACTCGGAGTATACGGTCGCAGGTACTCGTTGACCATAGTGGTGACAACTTGTTTAGCATTCGTGAAAATTACGCTGTCACTGTCGGAGAGCAAGTCTCTCAATGTTGAATTCACGACCTTGTTTATCAAGGTGCCCGCGCGGTCTAGATGGACCTGGAAATAGATGGTAGATGGGTAATGTTAacagcggcgccggcgccggacGCAAAACGGTGGTTGGTTAGGTCAGTGTTCCGCCACCGGGTGTACCGTGGTCATTAGTTGGTGTGCCTCGGAAAAATAAGATTATCtcataaaggtcacagctcattagaggcACCCGGcgcccgaccagcaccgcctcgactttcggcgtccactcgttgtcgacactaacactaacctaacctaacctatccaatgatacaacacactacaaggttggatgagaaaaaaaaaccccagtttacgtctatgggaggtactctaaaaaattttttttaattttttattgtaccattttttcggcatagtttcagttataattcatcaaagcatagtttacataactcgtatattcgtgcaaagttatagttttccagcattgatagtccctgacgcagccgcggacggacagacagacatggcgaaactataatacgtagccaaaatggcataaacggaaccctaaaaatagtcggaAATATTCGACAAAGTTTTTACTCACCTCAACGTCTGCGGAGAAGTCCAGGTGTATGTCGGCGACGATCGTGCCGGAGCCGCGTCGCGAGAGGTTCACGATGGCGACAGCTTTTAGATTGTTTATTTCAGCcctgtaaaggtttttttattttcacatcaAAAGTGTCCTCGCAGTCgttgtgaaaagcagagtgttaaATTTGAGCATCAAACACATTTTACCCTCGACGTCTcttccaccctcgccgtaccggcctgggctattataataataataaatattcaatgCTCTTGTTTTACAATCTAGTATTTAGCCCCGAAAACTTTCAAACTGCCccgtttattatattagtggaagtATGTAAACGTTTTTACAAATCCTCGGGTCATGGCAAGGAGGCCCTTGAAAAAGGTCGGGTAAAACTTCTATGGccttaatcccactaatattataaattcgaaagtttgtaagtctgtttgcgtgttaccttttcacgtctaaaccgcccaaacgatttggatgaaattcaaaaattattatGAGTCCcggggacataggatagtttttatccagaaaattgatatataaacgaattctgtgcgaacggagtcgcgggcaacagctagtagactatactttttttttactcaccTGAATGCACCTTCAGCGTCGATTGGGATCGCAAGTATACTTCCTTTCAAGTGATACTTGTctgaaatacagtttttttttccaaattaatctaataccaacttcaaggtacttataccctatccaataaaaaaagaattatgaaaatcggactactctgtaaaaagttatgcctggtcatacattacaatcagtgactgaaaaTCAATCATTTCCTGTTTTCCTACCTAAGCGTAGgcatatttgacgaccggatggctaagtggttagagaacctgactacgaagcttgaggtcctgggttcgaatcccagccggggcagatatttgtgtgaataacacaaatgtttgttctcgggtcttggatgtttaatatgtatttaagtatgtatttatctatttaagtatgtttatccgttgcctagtatccatagtacaagctttgcttagtttgggactaggtcaattggtgtcaagtgtcccgtgatatttatatgatatttattattatttcttccaaatttaaatgggaccacCCTCGAGGTgtacgctttccaataaaaagaattatcaaaatcggacaaCTCTGTAAAAAATTacgcgtggtcatacataaaaaaatatatactcgtcgacttgagaacctcctccgtttttttttcgtcggttaaaatcatattttttccaaaatttaaaaaaagagtacactttttttgaaaacgacCTACGCCGCTAACAATAAAGTCAtgttcacaaactttcgcttaaAAATTTCGCTCCGATCGCTGTGTAAACCGTGCtttaaggtctctacacattacaccgtatcataccatgaccggacacgttcctattacgttCATGGTgcggtgtaatgtgtagagacctttataCCTGCTGTGGCCACGATAGTCGAAGGCACGCTGACCGCAAGTGACACGGCCAAGTCCACGAGGGCCCTCTCTGGCACCGATGCTCGCACCCAATCCACCTGTAGGTGATCCAGGCCTTGCACCGTCAGCTCGCTTACGTTCATCGTGAAACTGGATGTATCGAGgggttttgaaaaattaaaaaaaaaaacattaaatttaataaatcaaaacacccgactgccttaaaaactaaaaggaagaaattaagtctagtggtctaaaactctgtcaagaagctcatttaaggttcaacagtcgggacccattaccaagattttttgagctggttacgatttgaatgggtcccgactgttgaaccttaaatgagcttcttgacagttctagaccactagacttattttcttccttttagtttttaaggcagtcgggttttttgattttttaaatttaatgtttttattttatacttttttgatatttctgtgaaaatggtagattagaagtattataacccacatatatatttagaatgggctaattattagcttttatttgattcccatattgttacaatacaaaatatattttttattccttcgccatattttttttcgcagacgccatattaaaatattatatacttaccctatgtcactccgacagttataacgaatccaatgatacctcatatgttacaatccgtccagccgtttaggctgcagcgaggaccaaagaaatggacatacataccctcatacatacatacatacattcatacatacatacataaactcgaaaaacataaccctccttcgggcagtcgggtaaaaagtgtaATGGTTTACCCGCATAGGGTGACACCATTTACCGGCCGTACAATACcgtcatggaaataccgacctgatatatcgtgtacacgcccatagaaactcttgtcagtttgacaccagtccagtgggcgtgtacacgaaatatcggtccggtatttccatgtcggtttttctgtattatccgtgccggtaaatagtgttaTCCCTcgcatacatacctacatatcccactaatattaagtCTGTTCATTGgttttttacttcatcacgtctaaaccactaaaccgatttagatgaaactcggtatacagatagtttagtagtagtaggacataggatagtttttatcccggaaatagcaaagttcccgcgggatagcgataaacgaattctgcgcggacgaagtcgcgggtaacggctagtaataaataaatcaataacaaaatacctaaacctaattaatttaggaaataatatgGCCTttactagtgctggttatgtaaaatcAAGTTTGTTTCCTACCTAAACCTGTTATTgccaaaattaattatattgtacAGTTTTAACTAGTTCCCAGCGTTACAGGCGAAGCCCAGGGCCCctggtaattattttttatttttcctgtatacatatgtttattaatttataaataaacttacgCTCTGTATGTGGTGGTCGTAGGTTGAATCTTAAGCGGCAGCAGCGAGGGCAGCATCAGTGGCAAGTTGTTGTCGCCATGTTTTAGCTTTTCAATGATGTTCCTCACGCCGTGCTCGAACTTGGGTAGATTCTCTTTAATTTatcaatgtaaaattaaaattatacacaaaaatgACATCCAAAAGAAACATAGtaattagggattttttaaCGTCGttttcgtcgctaccctaaaacgacggaacaccacaccctccgggcagaagtcggagcgcaggaacatctgctggtgcttggcaggcacttatTGGCAAATATGTACCTAAGGTTGACATGTAATTGGTGTCCCAGAGGCAATTTTTCTTAACGCTATCGCTCGCCGAATGTTTAGTTCTATAATGTTTTTATACTGGTGTTGTTAATGTCATAAGAGTTCattgtaaagctcgtggtaaatttcaaatgtaattttgcacttcttttAACATGTTAGGCCCCAGTGACGCAACGTCCCTGATTTCTTAGTTCTTacttcttactcctatgccagtgacacgtatttgtgacggCTGTGGGATATGTGCTTtgcctagcgtaagagcttaaTGGATTgcattcggctccggcaacgttccgctaagcccgTACGCTATGCATCCTTTAGAaggtacgaattattttgacacgacatgCGTGTCACTGGTATAGAAGtaagaactaaagtcacagacgttgtgtcactgacaccggaatgtattacgtctgtgacacgtatacgtgtcactggcatagaaatGACTGTTGTGGGATATGcttaggcatagcgtaagaccGTAGCGTAACGTGTTAAAAGTCTCATtatatggggtacaaatccactacgTAATAGTTAGGACTTGTGATAGTTTTAGCCGTCCGGCTTTTTACCAACTACATTTAGAAATAAGCTAAGTATAAAAATtccattttaatacaagctttttttgctgactgtactttttgttgactgtacttgcattgtcacacaaactacatttccataccaaatttaaagtcgatgctattaaccgttgaagagtcccgtcctgcggagacgttCCTGGCTGGACTAACAAGATgacactactagattattgtactgtcacgcaatttacataaagtattccaaatttcaagtcaaatctgactactggaagttggtcaaatttagctttcaagatttgattacaggcagacaaacagacagacaacgggacaggtgaaacttaataaaagcttgtaaaaaggaaCTAGAAACTGACCTGGGGCTCTCGTCTGAACGCCTATAGCCGCGACCAGTAGAAGCAATGCTAGGTACTTCATGATATTTCCTCCAAGTAACACGCCCTCGCACGGCGACCCGTTTATATCTCTTTCCAAAGTTGATTACACGCCAAATTTGAGAACTTAAATCACTAGCACGTACAATTATGTGATTGTGACTATGTTAAAATAAATCGAAACACTTATTGGGTTTTGTTTTGCTATACATTGTATTTGTTCCGGTTTAATACTAATGCTTCTCAAGAAGAAGTATAAATGTAAATCGCCAGCATTAGATTTGATATTCTCAATAGTTGCGACGTTAAAAAGTTTAGTTACCTTATCTAATAGTGGAAAATGCCGTATCTAAAGGAACAACATTTGAAACAATAACCCTGTAACATTTGCGGCCGATACCtaatacatttgaaaaaaaaggcaTATAAGGATAAAGTATGACAAATCGAGTTTATCAGTTTTAGGGAAAAATACTAGTTTCTGATATATTGTCTTGACGTGTTAAAACTAAAGTTTAAGTAAGAATgtagcgaaaatacaaactgagacatggatgcacagaaaaaccagaaaagagaccagcgctcggaatcgaacccaggtcctcagcaatccgtgctgcgtgctataacccctacaccaccgctggacaggaatctagacacgaatttttcctatgcatacatatctcaggttgcttatttctactacgctacttatgcagcagcactagcgacatctatgtagcGTATTTGACCCCTAAGGCAACTCAGCCCCAATGCatgacttacccccttattcataaaacttaacaagcctatgttaactaacaaatgctttgtccctttctaacaaatacaaatgtcgaagtgacagataaggacaaacgaattttagcggcattttaactaaaataggtttgattgtcgtttatgaataagggggtaagtttTTAGTATATTGTGTGCACTTGCAGAGCGTCATGTACCTACTGACTTAAGGTCTACctattacaccgtatcataccatgaccgtaacagcgACGTgtccaaaaatatattctttgtattgtaaagTATGACACTATGCCATTAGCACGTcccgtaaccaaccgtcgccgcgggtcatgtatgcgcttgacagtCCGGTCCTGACACGCTCCTGTTACGGTcgtggcatgatacggtgtagtgggtagaggcTGTTAAACAACTATAACATCCATTGTTATAATGTACATGATTTTACAATGAAACAAATAACATTTTACTATCATTTCACGCATAATTTAATACGCGAATTGCCGTAAACGAAAGCAGACAGCTGCCGTATCAACCGCAACACTGCTTCTTAGCAGTAAATTTGTATTACTCGCATTAACGAGCTATCTTAGGCCTAGGTCGTACTGACCCGCCATCCGTGGCGTGAAGCGGGCGGCGTCTGTATGGTGTGTTCGAGAATGTTCGGAGCGGTTACTTCGACCATCGACTCACGCGGCGTCTTTAGTTATTATGAAGCATTGCGGCGGGTGGACGCTGCACGCCGCGGGCGGGGTTCATAACGACCGAGGCCTTAAAGGGGTCGCATTgcagtatctttaaaatactctcaccgttaGTGTGTATGATTGTTCAGTGTTTGTATTATCTATCAATGTaagaaatacaaataactgtaagGCTGCGTTCAGACACGGCGGGAACCGTGCAGTTTTGAGCGAGCGAGAGTATTGCTTAAGAAAGAGACGGCGTGCTGAAACCACGCGACTCCCGCCGTGTCTGAACGCAGCCTAAGTGGAAGGTAAGCAGGGTTTTCAAATGAAGGTGGGCCGTGTCCTAAAAAAGTTTGAAGAACACAGCTGTATCATGTCATTGTGATTTGTAAACTTGATTTACATTTGTTCCGCAGTTCCGAAAGCCCCGGCAAGACTGGCGGCGGCTTCCAAATGGCGCCGGGCGGGGAGCGGCGCAAGACAGACAAGCAGACGTGGCCTGCGGACGACGAGGTCGTCGAAGAGTTGGAGCGAAGACTCAATAATCTGAGGGGGTTCAACTTATAATGTCCGCTTATACTAGACTAAGTAGACTAAGGTACGCCACAGTTCTGTAGCCGTGTTGTCGAACGCTCTGGCGCTCGCAGTCGCAATCACCATCTTGTTATCCTCGTCTCGttccgtgtgacagaaagaagtggtgaaaaggatgacagttttcgcatacagaAACTGTCATTTGTTTCTGATCGCGAGCGTCACAAACGTTAGAcgatacggcctctggtccGGTTTGTGCGCTGTTAGTCCTAGCAAAGTAAATCACAAGCTCAGGAAGGGGGTATCCTTTATGTGAGGCGTTTAGGGGGGAGGGGTGCCagatgagtatttctcaaaaagttgtcccgtcatgaaattgacaagacatcagttttgtcaagaaattattaaccctaaggacgagatcataaaacataaactaagaaaatatccaaaatttcttgacgtcaggaattCGTCACgcaatcttgtgaggaaaaaatcgtaattttgtaactacatcaaaactttctattggatccagtAACGTCTGAATTTTTGTCACTTTTACCACgagtttgtatatatttaaaaacaatattacttactttttttttgtggtgaaatagcctcagcattttttttttaataagttgaCAACTGAAtcaatggacaactttttgagaaatagtcaaatCTCACACAGTCTCGCTAGCGAGAGGGGGGGTCTCAGCAAATAAACAGATGTAGTATATTTTGCCATCGTTTTTAGGTggaaaatttcgtatttatatcATGCTTCCTCAACTAGCTtattgaagtttactgaagctgattGAGGAAGCAAGATAGATACtataagatagatagatagaaacaaGTTAGACT is part of the Choristoneura fumiferana chromosome 26, NRCan_CFum_1, whole genome shotgun sequence genome and encodes:
- the LOC141442985 gene encoding uncharacterized protein, yielding MKYLALLLLVAAIGVQTRAPENLPKFEHGVRNIIEKLKHGDNNLPLMLPSLLPLKIQPTTTTYRAFTMNVSELTVQGLDHLQVDWVRASVPERALVDLAVSLAVSVPSTIVATADKYHLKGSILAIPIDAEGAFRAEINNLKAVAIVNLSRRGSGTIVADIHLDFSADVEVHLDRAGTLINKVVNSTLRDLLSDSDSVIFTNAKQVVTTMVNEYLRPYTPSQLIRIVEKEG